One Thermoproteota archaeon genomic window carries:
- a CDS encoding nucleotidyltransferase domain-containing protein, with the protein MRKLLERRRDERRAIIEEAVELSNKLKERLGEVTIVLYGSYARGDFNLWSDVDLIVISDAFVGVPFLERVDLIVDLLPPRFEVRCLTPQEALSQFEKTWWKKILREAVVVRDDLHLLS; encoded by the coding sequence AGAGATGAGAGAAGGGCGATTATCGAAGAGGCTGTGGAGCTATCCAATAAGCTGAAAGAGAGGCTGGGAGAGGTTACGATCGTGCTATACGGCAGTTACGCTAGGGGCGACTTTAACCTATGGAGCGATGTGGACTTGATCGTCATATCGGACGCCTTTGTGGGGGTACCATTCCTCGAGAGGGTGGACCTGATAGTCGATCTCCTTCCTCCCAGATTCGAGGTAAGGTGTTTAACACCCCAAGAAGCCCTTTCCCAATTTGAGAAAACTTGGTGGAAGAAGATACTGAGGGAGGCTGTGGTAGTGAGGGATGATCTCCACCTCCTGAGCTGA